The window TAGTAAGTTCCATAACGGTAGAGGTGTCATCATTTGcttatatgtggatgacatgttAATATTCGATACCGATTTGGAACAAGTGAAAGACATAAAAAGGTTCTTGTCAAAGaattttgacatgaaagatATGGGCATGGCAGATGTTATTCTTGGTATAAGAATAACGAAAGATAATAATGGCCTAACATTGTCTCAATCTCATTACATCGAAAAGATTGTAATGAAGTATGAAAAGTCAGATTGTATGTCCATGAATACGCCGTATGATTCTAATCTAAGGCTAGTAGCCAATGAAGACAAGCCAATAGCACAAAATGAATATGTAAGGGGATTGGATGCCTTATGTATGCAATGGTCTGTACAAGGCCGGATATTGCATTTGCGGTTGGGATGCTAAGTCGATTTACAAGTAATCCAAGTAAACAACATTGGTATGCTGTTCATAGAGTTCTAAGGTACTTAAAGAGTACAAAGCATTATGGCATCTGCTACTCAGGTTTTCCTTCAGTTCTAGAAGGGTATACAGATGTAAGTTGGAACTCAAATAGACCGGATTACACATCCACGATTAGATGGATTTTTACAATTGGTGGGGGTGCTGTTTCTTGGGGTTTTAAGAAACAATCATGTCAAACGGATTCCACCATGGCGGCTGAATTTATAGCTTTAGCATCTACCACCCAAGAAGCTGAGTGGTTGAGAGACTTACTTTATGAAATTTCGCTGTGGCCTAAGCCAATGGCACCAATCTTGATACAATTTGATAATGAAACAACTGTATCAAAGGCATATAATCAAGCTTACAATGGAAAGAGTCGATATATTGGACTTCGACATAGCATTGTAAGGCAAAGGATTAGTGACGGTATAGTCATTATAAGTTATGTGAGCTCTGATGAAAATTTAGCAGATCCGTTTACTAAAGGTCTGAAAAAGGACCTGGTTATAAAGACCTCAAAGGGGATGGGTCTCAAGCCTATTAATTAAATCGCCAATGGTGGGAGCTCACCTCGACGCTTGCGGTTGACCTGCAAGTCTTGGGTACTGACCATTCTACCACATGGTGATTGCAAGCACTAAATTATATTTTCCATCCCAAAGTGTATAGTGCTTGGTTCCCGTAATGTGTAAGGTAAGGCTGAATGGAAAGTTCTTAATAGACCcataacatatatatgttGAAGTAATATAATTATGGGGTACTTACGATGGGGGCTACCTATATGAGTGGAAGTGCGATCACTTTTAGGAGTTAAAGGCTTGACTCTGACAACACTCATGAATGGATGCAAACACATGGCCATAAACGTGTTGGCAAAACTAGATACAATGTGAGCAAGGAAGCTTGTGTGTGTTTAATGGCCCGACTAGTCAATGAAGAATCGATGGTTCAATGCTTGGTCAACCACTCAATTCAGACTAGAACCAACCACACTCACTAAGTGAAGGTTTAAATCTACGGGATACCTTCATTTATGCATAAGTTTCCCAAAGTTGTTAGTATttggaattttgaaaatggtgggagattgttggtgtattttcaaaattaaaggaTATTTCACATGATGAAAAAGCTATCATTAACTCAAAAGCTATGTTACGAAAAGTAACATAATGTGTCTATtagatatatacatattttcaTGTGAATGGTTAGGTCTCTTGGAAGTTCATATCCAAAAGTTAAGGGACATGATTGAAAAGACATCATTACTCAAAAGTTAAAGTGAATAGTTATTGTTTCAAGATATAACTCACAGGTTATAACTTGTGGGATGAATAGTTATCTATTCATAAGATGACTATTGAAACAATAACTATATCTAAAAGTTGTGTTAGCAAAAATCATAAAGATACTTTTTAGACAAAGAGATGTCTTTATGAAGAGGTTGTGTCCTTAAAGAAGAGACACTTTGAAGCCTATTTAAAGGGCTTGGTACCAACCATTTTAGACATACAAAAGACACAAAAAAGATACCAAAAGTGTAGAGAGCAAGAGCAAGAAAGTGTTatgttttattataaatataaacactAGAGTTTCTACCATCTTCAAGATATTCCGAATTCCTTATCATCTATTTGCTACAGAAAATTGGTTATAAGGCCAAGCAACTTTGCAAACACTCGGGTGTATCTAGCGGTCTTTTTCGTAAGTGCAATACGAAAGTGAGACGTTGGCTTCATTGTATTCTTGAGACTATTCGCGTTATTCCCCTTTGCATACCTAGTGGTGGGGGcgaaataagtcttaaagataGACGTCTATTTAAAAGGCTGACATTGAAGCCAATTTTTCCTATTCTTGAATACCGTATCAAAAACCCCCATAAACACCAACAAATGCCACATCAGCATAGTAAACGGTTAATTTGGATGGAGTATAAGGACCCAATTGCACACAATGTCAAAATACATGGACTAAATTGACTAAGTTTCAAATAGagagattaaattgaagaaaatgctATAGTATAGTGACTTCTTGAGTAGTTTAACCTTTTCTATAATCTACTATATAGAGGGGAAAGTACTGTTATACTCattaattcccctaattgcGGGCTACCTAAAACCCTAAGCTAACCAAAACTTCGAACCCTttgcaaaaccaaaaaaaatccttCTGTTGCTCTTCGTCTCTCCCCACCAACTGTTTGGAATAATTGATCGAAACTGGTCGACCATGATCAGTTTCTGTtgtcttaatttttttcaaactaGTCGGTCGATGCCAATTGCTCCTCAAATATTGTCAATTTTGGAGCAATCCAACCAAAATTGATCTATAATAGACCGACGCTTAGTCGTACACTATGGTAATCCTAAGGAATATTTTTGGTCTTGGTACTAAACCATTATTATTCTCATTCCACAGCAGCAATTTGTAGTTACCCCAAAATTATATGGAACTTTTGTTGATTTATATCTTTGATCCTCAGCTTCTGGTATTCACTTGGTTGTCGGCCTTTCcctttttgtattttgattgaGTTTTTACTAAATAGTTGTCATCATTATCTATTAATTAACGtactattttaaaattactttttaatcTAACCACATACTATTATCAAATTCAAGAATTAtagaaattttttactaaataAGGTACGTAATTATCCGTTACaattgtttgtttttgttggTTTTGGAAGTAACATATATCAATATCACGCATTAACATCtcaaactattttaatttaaaaaaaaaagtattttgtCATAAATAGCATTAGAGAGTTTTCTTGCTGGATTTGGGAAATATTTGATTGTTGTGAGACACTAAATGGATTATAATACCAAATTACCCATTTGTAGTTTTGgaaaataaaactataaatCAGTTTTGATAGGAAggaacaaaattaaaagaattatactatatatttcattaattaatacatttatttgatagttttaatttttctggCGAACCGAACAGtgtgaaagaacaaaaactgAGGATGTGCTCATTGAAccaaattttgtttcattagtTTAAGAAAATGGCTCTAACAACTCtctaaaaaaaactcaaatgtCTGTTACTTTGGTTCGACCAAACACAAATACCCACCCGCAATCTTCTCTTTGCCTTCCCTTTTTAGCTTTGCAGCATGGCCACGGCCACGCCCACCAACTCAATCTGACACAAATCTTTTCGTTGTTTTGCCTACATTAATTCTTGAATCTCTTTACGTTTCGACCCGAGTTTTTGGAAGTGATAGGTTGAAGATACCAAGAAAGTTTCTAACATTTCAAGTGAGTTTTGATTCCTTCCTGTTCATGTTTATGCATGATCATGTTTCTTTCATCATTACATGCAACTTGTATGTTCCTTCAAGTTTCGcccttgattatttttttatgcagACAAAATAAGACTAATGCCtgcttttttattaattcattttgtACCTCAGTTGAATTCCAATTGTGATTCAGCATACGGGGTCCTTGATAGAAGTTGGTCCTCTACTCATAGAGTTGAAGCAATGGAGGATAAACAGGGGGATGGAAGCAGCAAGCATTTAATAAACGTTGAAGTTAATAATTACGAAGTTCAAACTATTTCAAGGCATGGAAGTTCAgtcttttcttcctcttcaGATTCCTCTCAGGACCTCATTAATgttgttgaaaatgatggtaaTGACAAACCCCTAGAGAAATCTGAACAACCTGGACCTGAGTCAGTCGCGCCTTTTCGTGTTTCATTTATGAGTTCAACTGAGCAGTCCCCTCCAAATCACGTGCCAGCAGGGCAAGTTCCTGGAAGCTATGAACCAAATCGGATACCATCATCCATTTTTAGTAGTAGGCCTGCAACACCAATGGATTGGAGCACTGCTTCAAATGAATCACTGTTTAGCATTCATGTTGGAAATAACAGCTTCTCAAAGgatcaattttttatgttatataagTCGGGAGAATTGACCAAGTTTGATGAGCAGATCATTGCTCAAGGTGGCCTGCCTCCTCTGAATAAATTAGAGAACATGACTACAATGAATGAAAACGTAAAGAAAGGTTCAGCAGCAACAGAAATGCCAGAGAATACAACAATGGTGGTGGATACTAGTGAAGTTGCAGAAGATCATAGCCACCAAAAGGTGTCTCCTGCTGAGGAGATCCATAAACCAATTATCAATACCACAACAGAGGATCTTGGTGCAGTTGCTGAAAATCATAGCCAGGAAAATAAATTTCCAGCAGAAGTCCATAATTCACCTACCAATAGTATCTCTGCTCGTTCTGATGGGAGCAATAATAGCACTCTTTCCTTTGCCTTCCCTGTGTAAGTTGCAATTAATCTTCTTTTAATCTCATATCCATGTGATTCTTGTGCTACATACACCATGATCGGCTAGATTTGCTTGTTTGCCCCCTTCTTAAAAAGTCTAACCATAAAAAAATAGGTCCACTTTTCTCACTTTCTGCTAGAATGTCTAGTGACCATGTTTCATGATTCATCCATATCTATCATATTCTGATCACCAGCATTCTTCTTATGTGTAAAACATATTTCGGTCTAGCAaatctattttctttatttaaaatgatttggCTAATGATTACATCCAGTAAATGATTGTCACTAACAAAGCTCTCTAGCCACCAAATTATTGAACTAACTTGTTTTGGTTTATTTCAGGTTGGGAAGTGATGTTGGAAGAAGTAGCTCTGTGAATGGGGAACAAAATAACAAGGGATCACAGACAGAGTCAGTAAAGCAGCCGCAGAAGCCATCAACAGAGGAAGTGCAACCACAAACTCCTGTCACACCCCAAAATGCTGCCGGTCGCAGTTGGTTTTCTTGGTTCTATTGTTGCCGCCATTCATGAATTTCAGTAAGGTTTGTGTAACAATCGTTACATTGCTCCCCTTCATTAAAAGAGTCTGCCTACCCCCTCTTACAGAAGTGGACATTCTCTACTTACATGCTAATTCTTCCCTCATGGCAAAAACTCATTGAGTCTAGTTAACAATGTTGGTCCAATTTGTACAGTTTGTTTTGTATTCTGTTGCTTCATTCCTGTTGTTAGATTACAGCATATATAAGTTGCTTTGGAGTGttgaataaacaaaaaatgtgTTGAGACAAAAgagcaagaaagaaaagaataaccATGTTCAGAGATTTATCTGATATTAATCATCAAAGGTTCCAAATTGGATGTATCTAAAAACCAATTTTTCTGTTCATTTCTGATTAGCTGAAACAGCTTATGATTTCTGAATCCATTGCATGTTCTATGTTTATGCAGTAATTTCACTTTTATTTCtgtgaaaatatatatatgctttCATAGAGAAAAATAATCGATACATTTATATGCAACATATGGTGACAATGTTACAATCTTTTACATATCTCAATATCCGTGTGTTGTTTATTGAACTTGCCAACTACTTAACTGCTTTAGGTTGAATAGGAAAAATTGTATGTACCAACTAAGTAAATTAGTAAAATAACGCACATAATTGGATCGTGGTGGGATTAACATGATACCACATTATCCACCTTCTTGTGGGAATGGCTCTTAAGATACTAGGAAtctttggtttctttttcttttcggATAATTGcaatttattaaaagaaaGCAGAATATTctagtaaaaacaaaaaccaaaattaaacCAAGGGGTGGCGGTCGattttggaaaatgcaaattGGATGGAACCTGGTGAGGAAAAAACATGCAAGCCAACGGACAAAATGAGATTGCCTGTAAATTAATGCAATGCCCAAGTACATGAATTATTGGGTAATACTTGTATCCCAGTTAGCTATAAGGATGAACACAAATCTGCACACTTGCACTCTGTAGAGGGGTTCTTCTCATTAGGAGAGAGGACGTGTTGTAATGAGTAAATTGGAATGCGCTATAGGCGGCAAAGAGGAAGACTGAAGCAGTCTTTGAAACATAAATGCTTTAGTAGCAGGTGGTAAGGGATAAAGAGAGGTGGTGGAAGCAACGAATTACAGCAAATGGGAAACGTTGAATAAAAAGAATGTTTGGGGAAGTCTCGAGAGAGTTTTCAAGATAATCTCTGCTGGGTTTCTAATGATTTCTTATTGTCTCCCAACCTTCAAGACCCTCATATTTATACTAAACAGAAGCATTTTCATAGAAGTAGTTAGGAAAACGCATTCAATCATGGGAGAATGTGCTTGTCATGGAAGAGTATTTAAAGAATGGTTTATGAGTAGTGGTACTTGATAGTGCGTCACGTGTATTTTTGAggagcaaaaaaagaaaaagggataAGCATATATACTTCAAGGAAAGTTAAGAAATCCTTTTACCTATCTCCATGTCTGAGCCAATAAGCCAAGCTCTTTAAAACATCTCAAATGCGAAGGTAACTCATGAACCATATCACTTGTTTTGAATTACGTTCATTTTCCTGTACAAACAGTTGTTCTATACTTGTTCATGAGTGTTTTCGCGCTTGAAAGACTCTTGGGCTTTTAGGCGCTTCTATGCTTGGAACGCCCCTGAGCACTTCCACGCTTAAAATATCTCTAAGTACTTTGGTACTTGGAATGCCCTAGGTGTTTCCACACTTGAAACACCTATGAGGTGTTTTCACGTTTGGAACCCTCAAGGCAGTTCCACTTGGAAGCTTCCACACTTGGAATTCCCTTGGACTTTTCTACACTTGGAACACTTCTAGACGTTTCCATGCTTGAAATGCTCTTAGATGCTTCTGTGCTTAGAACACCCTTGAGCATTTCTACACTTGGAACACTCTTAAAAGCTTCCATGCTTAGAATACCCTGATGTAATTTTTCTATAACATAGtacttcaaaaaataatagttatCAAAATTTGACATCTACATACTGCATTGCATCAAGTCTCTTTCCCTCTTAATTAAAGGGCGCATTATTAAAGAGGATAGTCGTCAAGGACTTTGCTAGCAAAGGATAGGAATAAGACTTACTGCTGTAACTTTCCCAAGCTGACTACGTATCAATATTTGCTTTCTTTGCCAACACCACTAATATTACAAAGCAAATATTTCCTTAACCCCTAAAGGTTTGCTAAATTGAGTCCAATACTTTAGACATCCCCAGCTTCATGGAAAAGCAGTCTAGTTGATTAAAAGTCACATGTTTCTCATTTTCATCACATCACTCCCATCAGCCTGAAATTTGCATCAATTTGCCCTGTCAATTTTGACAATGGGTTTCACTTCTTTTAGGGCATATCTAATAGTTTTTCCAAATAAAATGTGATACTTCCTGTAGACACTAGTTTTTTAGGtgaaataaacatttaaaaaaaaagagagaaaataaaaaaaatcataaaacaaaactcataaacaaaaatgaattaaaaaaaataataataaaatagaagaaaggagagagagagagaggggtaCGTCCGCACCCTGCTAGGCACCACCCTTACTTTGCCAGACGCGAAAAATTTGCATCTGGCAGAGTAGTGGTAGCGTGCCCTTTTAACCTAGTATAAAGGGGGCACTGTAGCATAGGGATAAGGGGGATCAAGGAGCCAAAAATCGAAAAAAACAACAAGCAATTGAAAAAATCCTAGCTTCTTAGTAACCGAGAGCAACCACAAATCCACGatcaaactaaaaaaaaatcaaaaagaaaaaccaaaaataaacaaagaagaaaaaaaaaagagtaatagGAAGCTTTAGGTGCAGCCGGCTGTAGGAATAGGATTTGGGTTTTGGGTGGCTCAAATCGAAGATGAAGGAGGCCTTTGTGCCGTCTGTGGTGGGGGATTTCTTTCTTAGAGTTTGGGTGAGAGGAAACCGGCGTCGATAGGAGTTTtggatagagagagagaggaaaagcCAATTGTCACCAAAAGGGGAGTCAGTCAGCGGCGTTTTGAGGGAGATCTAGAGTGGCGAGCGATTCGGgcaacaagagagagaaagagcgATGCGCATCTAGAGGTTCTAGCTCCGCtggtgaagaaaaagagaggggCAGTGAAAAAGGCTTTGGCACCGCGGGATAGAGGAAAGGTGGGGACTCAACCGCCGTCGGTCAGGAGGAGTAAAAATTTCGGACACCAGAACCGACGAAGAGGGTGGGAATCCAGTCGACAAAAGGGATCgaaattagaaagaaaaagaaaggggaTCCGCCGACTTTTGAAAGAGTAGGAAAAAAGGAGTAAAGGGGGTAGGCAGAAAGCTTTATCTTTGGTGCAGAAAAGCTCTAAACGGTGCAGTTTTAAGGGGATTAAAACTACTCTTTGGTCTTCTAACCGTGCAAGTAGAAAGAAGGACGCCGGCAGATTGCAACAAATCACTTGGGTTACCTTATAAGCCCAAGCTAGGTAGAactttaatctctttcttacaaTTTGTTATGCATTAGATTAATTGGGTTTGACATGTTATTTGATGGTATGCAACAAGGCTTAATTATCGTAGTATAATGCTTTGAAATTTCTAAATAACATTTTAGGATTTAGAATATTAGTGTAAACAAAGATGCAAAGATGAGAATGAGAATAATTAATTCTAATGGTAGAATTAGTTAGATAATTATAATATGGTAGGTATGAGAATcgattttagaaaattaactCTAACAAGAATACATCATGATATTAACTACAAGTATAAtataccgatgatgggatgattggtCGGGATGTGAGAAGTCATAATCCCGGGCTAATTTTTCCTAGGTTCAGAATCCGAAttaaggctccaccagtacgatgggagggcctcGATTCTGAGTTTTcgagatttttattttaaataaataaaattttattatataaaaaaattaatcaagaataaaaaaatatataaataataaaaaataaaaaataattaatttcactagcataacatatatttctattgcatcatgcataccatggCATATAGGTATTTTTGCTCACGAGTTAagtcccgatgatgggatttttcaAAGATCTTGCGAAGGTGAGTTTCTCTCGAAAAGCTCTCTAGGTGAAAGGATGTCGtcgggtcccaccagtatgatgggagggctcaaaaaatatctttaataaaagacttTTGCTTGTAATAAGTTCATATTCACGAAAATAtaacttttgaaaaaaaatcgtACGATAACCCCGATGATGAGATTTATTCATCGAATTTACGAAGGTGAatttctcggataattccctaggtgagagaacaccccggatcccaccagtatgatgggcggatcaGCGAGAACGTCCttaa is drawn from Theobroma cacao cultivar B97-61/B2 chromosome 4, Criollo_cocoa_genome_V2, whole genome shotgun sequence and contains these coding sequences:
- the LOC18601660 gene encoding uncharacterized protein LOC18601660, translated to MEDKQGDGSSKHLINVEVNNYEVQTISRHGSSVFSSSSDSSQDLINVVENDGNDKPLEKSEQPGPESVAPFRVSFMSSTEQSPPNHVPAGQVPGSYEPNRIPSSIFSSRPATPMDWSTASNESLFSIHVGNNSFSKDQFFMLYKSGELTKFDEQIIAQGGLPPLNKLENMTTMNENVKKGSAATEMPENTTMVVDTSEVAEDHSHQKVSPAEEIHKPIINTTTEDLGAVAENHSQENKFPAEVHNSPTNSISARSDGSNNSTLSFAFPVLGSDVGRSSSVNGEQNNKGSQTESVKQPQKPSTEEVQPQTPVTPQNAAGRSWFSWFYCCRHS